A part of Lates calcarifer isolate ASB-BC8 unplaced genomic scaffold, TLL_Latcal_v3 _unitig_551_quiver_1161, whole genome shotgun sequence genomic DNA contains:
- the LOC108874705 gene encoding chromodomain-helicase-DNA-binding protein 7, which yields WGRWSDILAHGRFKRPLKEADVETICRALLAYCLLHYRGDENIKSFIWDLITPSEDGTTKTLTKPLWSLYPSPSGRKGKKGKSPAPPPQTPRADWLASCNPDHLLQEESYKRHLKHHCNKVLLRVRMLYYLRQEVIGDQAERILEGADSSELDIWIPQPFHAEVPADWWDSEADKSLLIGVFKHGYEKYNSMRADPALCFLERVGMPDAKAIAAEQRGSDMMADGVEGEDEDPEYKPLRMPFKDDMDDFTNSPLDDKEDTVEGENEAAKSGENGQSAATVGGASGSTERLYWPAASALTARLRRLITAYQRSNRREQLRQEALNRPDGRRRRRREFLPSMSVVTETGGGATYIQDGTAVFMTEGSPYLAKRNAYFAKGGQLMPEASPVMTTSSLMADGAMYYKERRQRWTRREEADFYRVVSTFGVVFDTQCQKFDWTQFRAFARLDKKTDESLEKYYYSFIAMCKRVCRMQVKTETELPDPTLIIDPITEERASRTLYRIELLRRIREQVLPHPLLSERLKLCQPSPDLPEWWECGRHDRDLLLGASKHGVSRTDYHILNDPTLDFLEAQQRSTSQRGAGIGTGSQGEVTKAGVGAAEITPAPLLTPAELASAAAAAKTAVNAAKDEKTEEGKMEVEVKKETEGGDANNIPCTKTETPDEEKKNEGEVGKGEDETAASPRKEVKKEEEEAQPKVEKEEGEELKQEQSGDEEKTSKPADEEEKELTEEKSLVDSPRDQKEMTTELSEHPDSSPKAQPGHKTVGEEDGEERERESPESPKSPKSADTEKSPEEEEEERMDEDDKSEKSSQAEASAASEQKNFDEESIASLSMSARDETRDGFCPDDLPETSALHALQDRAYAFSFWPKDRVMINRMDNICEAVLKGKWPVNRRHIFDFPSNLLPGHGSAVTTAATATDSPLQRRSLAELTMAGIHTPYSGSEEKTLSPQVHEGALSLTVPRRRRRRRKIEIEAERAAKRRNLMEMVAQLRESHAAAESQSQAIDLTKGMHHHHKASPSLAGFPSALVTSSSLKAQMELLQQAPPSGHRANGSLDADLPIMRRRRGRRKNVEGLELLFMSNKRAGGDDTEGAKVSAVEGVQDAARAAHRSLTIPEQSPSARSLASGSLEEEEAAVSNKELGEWLRQHPTYTMDMAGFTPKSEELLLSQFSKPKQKRHRCRNPNKIDINTLTGDERVPVVNRRNGRKMGGAMAPPMKELPRWLLENPEFSIAPDWTDIVKQSGFLPEAMFDRLLTGPVVREEGVRRRGRRPKSEIAKAAAAAQAAAAAQAAQASLATAASSAGGINPLLLNSLFGGMDLSSLQSLQSLQLAAGLMAFPPPTDPKQAAASAAAASMLPLMLPGMGGLPNMAAALPNMFSLGGLFGGNLAAATAAASNSAAAAAAAASGNTNGTTEGEGGESDDTVMTKRKRGGGEKEGEDGEEEEEAEGNEEGVKKAKRKMEKESEGGVEKTEKSVNDVTAAPQIPAADSSAEASINGDAAALLAAAGMSANSLAFNPFLLSTMAPGLLYPSMFLPPGLGGLSLPGFPTASTLAELQSAMAGALGGSAVSTNPPRDEEEEKKRLKAEEEEEEEEEEEEGEGGGESDLAEEKEGGEGEETRGEAGDSVVADGGMGGEEEEAAASPQKDKSD from the exons TTGGGGTAGGTGGAGTGACATCCTGGCTCATGGTCGCTTCAAGCGCCCCCTGAAGGAGGCTGATGTCGAGACCATCTGCAGAGCCCTGCTGGCCTACTGCCTACTGCATTACCGTGGGGACGAGAACATCAAAAGTTTCATCTGGGACCTGATCACCCCCAGTGAAGATGGCACCACCAAGACACTGACCAAACCACTCtg GTCTCTCTACCCCAGTCCCTCGGGTAGGAAGGGCAAGAAGGGGAAGTCCCCGGCCCCGCCCCCACAAACTCCACGAGCTGATTGGCTGGCCAGCTGCAATCCTGACCACTTACTGCAGGAGGAAAGCTACAAGAGACACCTGAAACATCACTGTAACAA GGTGCTGCTGAGGGTGAGGATGCTCTATTATCTGAGACAGGAAGTCATAGGTGACCAGGCTGAGCGCATCCTGGAAGGAGCCGACTCCAG TGAGCTGGATATCTGGATTCCTCAGCCGTTCCATGCTGAGGTCCCAGCTGACTGGTGGGACAGCGAGGCCGACAAGTCCCTGCTCATTGGCGTCTTCAAACACg GCTATGAGAAGTACAACTCGATGCGTGCCGACCCCGCCCTGTGTTTCTTGGAGAGGGTGGGTATGCCGGACGCCAAGGCTATCGCCGCTGAGCAGAGGGGCTCCGACATGATGGCAGATGGTGTCGAGGG TGAGGATGAGGATCCAGAGTACAAGCCACTGCGAATGCCTTTTAAAGATGACATGGACGACTTCACCAACTCTCCGCTGGATGACAAAGAGGACACTGTGGAGGGCGAGAATGAAG cAGCTAAATCAGGTGAGAACGGTCAGAGTGCAGCTACTGTGGGTGGAGCTTCAGGCTCCACTGAGCGACTTTACTGGCCAGCAGCATCCGCTCTGACAGCTCGCCTACGTCGCCTCATCACGGCCTATCAGCGCTCCAACCGCAGAGAACAACTCCGCCAGGAGGCCCTCAACCGGCCTGACGGTCGCCGTCGACGACGCAGGGAGTTCCTGCCTTCCATGTCTGTGGTTactgaaacaggaggaggagcgaCTTACATCCAAGATGGAACAGCAGTGTTCATGACAGAAGGAAGCCCATATCTGGCAAAACGAAATGCTTACTTTGCCAAAGGTGGACAGTTAATGCCAGAGGCTTCACCAGTGATGACCACCAGCTCCCTGATGGCTGATGGAGCCATGTACtacaaggagaggagacaaag atgGACCCGTCGTGAAGAGGCTGATTTCTACCGTGTTGTGTCCACCTTCGGCGTCGTCTTTGACACCCAGTGTCAGAAGTTTGATTGGACACAGTTCAGAGCCTTTGCCCGACTGGACAAGAAAACCGACGAGAGCCTGGAGAAATATTACTACTCGTTTATTGCCATGTGTAAACGGGTCTGCAGAATGCAGGTCAAGACTGAAACAG AACTCCCAGACCCAACCCTGATCATTGACCCGATCACAGAGGAGCGTGCCTCTCGCACCCTGTACCGCATCGAGCTGCTCCGCCGCATCCGAGAGCAGGTCCTCCCTCATCCCTTGCTCTCAGAGCGCCTCAAGCTCTGTCAGCCCTCTCCAGACCTCCCGGAGTGGTGGGAGTGTGGCCGCCATGACCGAGACCTCCTTCTGGGGGCCTCTAAGCACGGCGTGAGCCGAACAGATTATCACATCTTAAATGACCCTACCTTGGACTTTCTTGAGGCCCAGCAGCGCTCTACCAGCCAGCGAGGAGCCGGCATTGGCACAGGATCCCAGGGAGAGGTCACCAAAGCTGGAGTAGGAGCAGCAGAAATCACCCCTGCACCTCTCCTCACCCCCGCCGAGCTGGCGAGCGCCGCAGCTGCTGCCAAAACTGCTGTTAATGCCGCTAAAGACGAGAAGACGGAAGAAGGGAAaatggaggtggaggtgaaaaAGGAAACGGAGGGAGGAGATGCCAATAACATTCCATGTACCAAGACTGAAACTcctgatgaagagaagaaaaatgagggAGAGGTTGGAAAAGGGGAAGATGAGACTGCTGCTTCACCAAGAAAGGAGGtcaagaaagaggaagaggaggctcagccaaaagtagaaaaagaggagggggaggagctgaaacaggagcagagtggagatgaagagaagacTTCCAAGCCTGCagatgaagaagagaaggagttgacagaggagaagagtcTTGTTGACTCCCCAAGGGACCAGAAGGAGATGACCACTGAGCTCTCAGAGCATCCTGACTCCTCTCCTAAAGCACAACCAGGCCACAAGACTGTGGGGGAGGAAGacggagaggagagggagcggGAGAGCCCCGAGTCTCCTAAATCTCCAAAGTCAGCTGACACAGAGAAGAgcccagaggaggaagaggaggagaggatggatgaAGACGACAAATCAGAGAAATCCTCTCAGGCTGAAG CGAGCGCTGCATCAGAGCAGAAGAACTTTGACGAGGAGAGTATCGCGTCTCTGAGCATGTCGGCCCGCGACGAAACCAGAGATGGGTTCTGCCCCGACGACCTGCCAGAAACATCTGCACTGCATGCCTTACAGGACCGCGCCTACGCCTTCTCATTCTGGCCTAAG GATCGAGTGATGATTAACAGGATGGATAACATATGCGAGGCTGTCCTGAAGGGCAAGTGGCCTGTCAACAGACGCCACATCTTCGACTTCCCCAGCAACTTGTTGCCGGGGCACGGCTCGGCAGTAACCACGGCAGCCACAGCAACTGACAGCCCCCTGCAGAGGCGGAGCCTGGCCGAGCTGACGATGGCGGGCATCCATACGCCTTACAGTGGGAGTGAAGAAAAAACACTATCACCACAGGTTcat GAGGGAGCTCTGAGCCTGACGGTGCCtcgacggaggaggaggaggagaaagatcGAGATAGAGGCAGAGAGGGCGGCCAAGAGACGTAACCTGATGGAGATGGTGGCTCAGCTGAGAGAGAGCCACGCTGCCGCTGAGTCCCAGAGCCAGGCCATAGACCTCACCAAG GGTATGCACCATCACCACAAGGCCTCACCCTCATTGGCTGGATTCCCCAGTGCCCTGGTGACAAGCTCCTCTCTCAAAGCCCAGATGGAGTTGCTGCAGCAAGCCCCACCCTCTGGACACAGAGCCAATGGCTCACTGGACGCTGACCTGCCCATCATGAGGAGGAGGCGAGGCCGCAGGAAAAATGTAGAGGGCCTGGAGCTGCTGTTCATGAGCAACAAGAGAGCAGGAGGG GATGATACAGAGGGGGCAAAGGTTTCAGCTGTGGAGGGGGTTCAGGATGCTGCCCGGGCTGCCCACAGATCCCTCACCATCCCAGAGCAGAGCCCCAGTGCCAGATCTCTTGCCTCTGGCagtctggaggaggaagaggcagcagTGTCAAACAAAGAGCTGGGAGAATGGCTGAGGCAGCACCCAACATACACCATGGACATGGCTGGATTCACACCA AAGAGCGAGGAGTTACTGCTGTCTCAGTTCTCCAAGCCCAAGCAGAAGCGCCATCGCTGTCGAAATCCCAACAAGATCGACATCAACACCCTGACTGGAGATGAGAGAGTACCTGTGGTCAACAGACGCAATGGGCGCAAG ATGGGCGGGGCCATGGCTCCACCAATGAAAGAGCTTCCCAGATGGCTGTTGGAGAACCCAGAATTTTCCATCGCCCCTGACTGGACAGACATCGTCAAACAGTCG GGTTTCCTCCCAGAGGCCATGTTCGATCGCCTTCTAACCGGCCCTGTGGTCAGGGAGGAGGGTGTTCGTCGTCGGGGGCGAAGACCCAAATCTGAGATTGCcaaggcagcagcagccgctcaggcagcagctgcagctcaagCTGCCCAGGCTTCACTGGCCACTGCTGCATCATCTGCAG GAGGCATCAACCCTCTGCTGTTGAACAGTCTGTTTGGAGGGATGGACCTGTCTTCCCTCCAGAGCCTCCAGTCTCTCCAGCTGGCTGCTGGTCTGATGGCCTTCCCTCCCCCCACCGACCCCAAGCAGGCCGCCGCCAGCGCCGCCGCCGCCTCCATGCTGCCCCTCATGCTGCCCGGCATGGGAGGCCTGCCCAACATGGCCGCCGCCCTCCCCAACATGTTCAGCCTAGGCGGGCTGTTTGGCGGTAACCTGGCGGCGGCAACAGCCGCTGCATCCAACtccgctgccgccgccgccgccgccgcatCAGGGAACACAAACGGaacaacagagggagaggggggagagagtgaCGACACGGTGatgacaaagaggaagagagggggaggggagaaagagggagaagatggtgaggaggaggaggaggctgagggaaATGAAGAGGGAGTGAAGAAGgcaaagaggaagatggagaaagagagcgagggaggggttgagaaaacagagaagtcAGTTAATGATGTCACTGCAGCTCCTCAAATCCCAGCTGCCGATTCGTCGGCTGAGGCTTCCATCAACGGTGATGCCGCCGCACTGCTGGCTGCAGCCGGCATGTCTGCCAACTCTCTGGCGTTCaaccccttcctcctctccaccatgGCCCCCGGCCTCCTCTACCCCTCCATGTTCCTACCTCCAGGCCTCGGAGGGCTCAGCCTCCCCGGCTTCCCCACCGCCTCCACCCTGGCCGAGCTGCAGAGCGCCATGGCCGGAGCGCTGGGGGGCAGCGCCGTGTCCACGAACCCCCCgagagacgaggaggaggagaagaagaggctgaaagctgaggaggaggaggaggaggaagaggaggaggaggagggggagggaggaggagagagtgacttggctgaggagaaggaggggggggagggggaggagacgAGAGGCGAGGCTGGCGACTCAGTTGTAGcagatggagggatgggaggagaggaagaggaggcagcagcatcTCCACAGAAGGACAAGAGTGACTGA